In Amblyomma americanum isolate KBUSLIRL-KWMA chromosome 8, ASM5285725v1, whole genome shotgun sequence, the DNA window catcaaatgacactcgcccctcaaggacggaacgcgaggtcaccaaaaggccgggaaagtggtcccttgtcctgggatgtgctcgggagggttgattgatgatgcccaccgtcttgccacggggccaggcccgccgaaacgaggccccatGGAACCGTCAcggtaattggggaggataaagcccgtttccccgcggcggcggcggcgttcgactcgtgccgacactatggaaagggggtccggttgggcttaaaccccttcgttctggtcgtcactctcaacgagcatggctgggtaattgatgatgccgctgtcatctgggtctccgtctacgccgcgccgtcgaacgcggaacctcgtagcacacacaaggaacgtcacaaagTTTTGGTGATCAAACCTGGTTCATGTAGACAGAGCTACTTAAGGCCATTTTTTTGCGAAAAAAGTCAGTCCGAAGAGGTGCTCTATTCAAGGTATGGCTCTGTAATGATGACGATGGAGTAAGAAGTATATGCCACAGGGGAGAGGGGCGTGCATAGAAACTACTCTGGCTTTGTTCTATCCTTGATATAACATTTACCCTCATTCGTGATGACCGGCTTCGGTGAGCCTCCGGATATTGTAAAAGACGAAGTGCCCAGTGGACTTTACTCCGCAGTACAGGTTGCTCCGAGAACTGTGGGAAGGGTAGCTTCAGGAGTAGGGAAGGGTAGCTTCAGGAGTAAAGTGACGTAatcagaaaacaaataaaaaacatgCAAAATGGTGGAAAAATTGGGTAAGTTGGTAAAAACGTGGTTGTTGCGCGTGGTTCTCAGGTAACAAACACCACAGAATACGGAATGCCATCACACCgagacatttctttttttttcatttcgtcgCTCATCAAAATGTAATAATAACTAAACTGACGACGATGTCGATAATAGTGGGGAACTTGGTGCGGCCACCGCACTGTAATTCGTGGATGACAAATGTTCCAGAAAGCTGCCGGTATTGTAGGCTCTTGTTTTCGTCATTAAATGATGTTATTTATCTTGTCCTTGTTTCCTGTGCAGCCTTCCATACCAGCAGACCGATTACCACCACGCCCCAGTGGTGACCGGATCCCGCAGCTCCGTGTACCACAGCCGACCAGGATACGTCCAGGAGCGGACCAGAGCCTACATCTACTGAACACTGCCTACATCAACAATCACTCATGATTGATGGAATGCTCATTGATGGCTCTCCATTCTACTCATCGCCACCTATTTGCTGAGAATGAATAAACGATGCTTGTCCCCAGCAAAGCTGTCGTTTGGTTACTTCTATGAAATATTGTGTGAGTTGGGGGTGTAAAGGAAGGCGCACAAGCCGCGTCAAACTGCCCTTAATCCTGGCTGCCAATATGGCGTTCCAGTTCATTCCCGCGCCACATTCCtcgcgccgtcttcttcccgggaaGAAGGCAGACATATATCACGTGGTATAGGCCTGTCAGGAGCACAGGTGCATAGATGTCATAGAAAAGCCAAAGCAGGAGGGCAGCTCTGTCCAGCTCCGGCGGCACGGGCCAGAAGGCCCTCGTCACAAGAGCCAAGGCAGCAGCCTTCGCCAACGGAGTTCCAGAATAAGGGCCCCGCCCTTCAACGTCAAACTGTTGTGTTGTTTTTGGACTTTCGAAAGGCCTTCGATAAGGAGCCACATAGAAAATTTCTGTTTAAATTAGAACAAATCGGACTATCATACGTAATATATCAATGGATACAGGCAAATCTTAGCGGTAGGAGACAGTTTGATGACATTAGGGGCTGATCATCTGATGCATTGTGTTACTTCTGGTGTCTCAGAGGGCAGCGTCTTAGGCCCGCTTTTGTTTTAAATCTATGTTATAGATTTGGTTGATGTAGTGCATTGTGACGTGTCTGTCAGATTATTCGCGGATAATTCTGTTgtttttaaagaaattttatCCACTGGCGATCATGCCCTGTTACAAAATACTCTTCTTGCGCTTGACAATTGGTGGAAGATATGGGGCATGGAACTTAACGCGGAGAAAACTGTGCTATTACGGATAACTAGAAAAAACACACCCAGCATTTTCCCATATTGGCTACAGGATAGTTAAGTTAATGAGGCTGAGTCTTATAAGTGTCTGGGTGTTACACTAACGAACACACTTTCGTGGTCTAGTCATATATCAGATGTCTGCGGTTCTTCATTAAGGGAATTTTGGTTCATAAAACGGAAACTTCAAACGGCTCCGACTGAAACAAGGTTGCTAGCCTATAATACATTTATTACGTCCAAACTAGAATACGCGGCGGTAATTTACGACCCCCATACTAAAAAAAGACACCAGTCAGTTGGAGCGCGTACAAAGGAATGCTGTTCGATTTATATTCAGCAATTATGAACGGGTAGATCCCCCATAACTTTTGATGCAGCAACACGGTATCCGTCCATTAGCGGTTCGTAGAAAACTTAACAGGTTAAATTTTTTGCACAAAATACTTGCAGGTAAGCTAAACATAGACTCATGTAATTGTATAAAGAAATCTTGAAGAAGCTCGAAGAAGAAGATAGAAGAACCAGACATGATCACAATAACTCCCTAGTTCCAATTTTTGCGCGAACGGAAGCATTTAAACACAGTTTCTTTTCTAATAACTATTGCAGACTGGAACTGCTTATCGGCTACAGTAACTGATTCGAATAATTTTCCAAAACAGCTTGAAGATTATCTCATGTAACTTTTATTTGTGTACGTATTGGAAGCATCCGCCATGGTTTTAATCATGTTTTTCTGTATTTTTGTGCGCTTTTGGTTTTCGGAAAAATGTCTGATGTATCAAACTAGCAGCTTGCTCTTGTGTATCGTCCCACTCCTGCTTGTGCCGTAATGGCTTGCAGTATtagtaaacaaacaaacaaacaaacaaacaaacaaacaaataaataaataaataaataaagtcctCCTAAATGTGTCGTTAAAGAGTTATTACCACCACTACCCTTAGCGCTCAGGGTTTCAGTCCCGCATTTTTTACTCTTGGTGTAGTTGCAATGCTTGCTTTTTAACATGTTTAGCTAAACTTAGCTGCTCTGGTAAAGTTGTCCAGCCACCTACACAGGTCCGAACGCGTGGAGGAATTTCCTCTTCGTGATTTTCATATTTGACTGCTTTTATTCTGGGTATTCTCCTAAGCATGTGAGAAGGAACTCCTCACAAAATATCCACGGTGTCCGAGTGCTGTGTTTGTAAGGTTCTGGTCTTAGCTCGTCGAAGTAGGGGTACGTTTTCGCACCCGAGCCATATATATGGGAAGAGGAATGCGCATGGAGTGTTTTGAGCGAGCTGTGTTTCTTTTGACATTGCGCTGGATGCTATTCCGTTTGTAGTTTCGTTTACGTGCCTATCTACATGACCTGGGATAAAAAGGCTTTCCTCTGCAAGTGGACGCGGTCCACTGATCGCAGGTTACCAGTGAACTCTGCTTTCCAAGGTGTCCGAGAAATTGCTTCGCTTCCAAATCTCCACTGCAAGTGGCACTAAggaagagagcaaaaaaaaatagagggaaaGAACACGGAGTTGCGTTCTGTTTAAGCTCAGATaatattgtttgtttgttttgttttgtttgttttctacGCGTCATGCAGGCTCCCAGGTATATGCTATTCTGTGGCAAAAGACAAGCACAATGGATGCATCAAAAAAGCATTCAACGAGATATACTGATTGCAAAACGTGTGTAGTCCCAGGATACGTATGTAGGCGAAGAGTGCAGTTCCGAACAGGTAAGTGACGAAATGATAACGTTCGAGAGTACAACTTAAAATAACGAAATTGCTCGAGCAGTCACCTCACTGATCAATTTAAACGTTGCATTCACCAACCTTTACCAGCAAAACCAAGTTTATAAGGTTGGAAAACAAGCATTAAAAAAGAAACCCTTGAGGCCATTATTCAAGCAAgcggcagctgaaaaaaaaaatgaaaattggttttaaggaaaggaaaaggcacagtaacagtctcacCTCTCTCAGAGCACCCAAAATTTACCAAAACATGTATCCTCTCTAACTTggaattgaaaatgaaaattggttgtttgggaaaggaaatggcgcagtatctgtctcacatatcggcggacacctgaaccgtgtcgtaagggaagggataaagcaaggagtgaaagaagaaaggaagaaagaggtgctgtatttGGGGAAGGCtccagaacaatttcgaccacgtaGGAATCTTTgggtgcactgccatcgcacagcacacgggcgcatttgcgtttcgcctccatcgaaacgcggccgccgcggtcgggttcaactTGCCCAGTTCAGCATCCTTCAACAACCCCTTCTTACTTTCGAACAAGTAAACCACTTGCCTAGATCGCAGTTGGCTTCTGCTTCGTTGACTCTGACTTCGAAACGAACCTTGTTACTGCTTTCAGATCTTTTTCGTCAGCTTTTAGCAGCCCCCGGCATATTTCTCATTCAGCCCTGCTTATGACACAGCTTTTCCTGCGCTCTTAGTTTGGCTGTTTCTAGTTCCATGCTACTGCTTTTTGCAGCTCCTGCAATGTTTCTCTTTTATATGCTTTTGACACGTATATTGCAAAGACCTCGATTTAGAGAATTTTTTCATTCATGCAGTGTCGACTTTTAGCCTTAAACTGACAACGCCTTGCGACGAACTTGTTGACTCTGATTTTCTTAGGAATTTTGTTATCATTCTGATGCCCCTCGGCCTGATTCACAGTCATTTTTCTCGGGAAGGTTGCATTACTACACCTTGAACATGCTTCGGTTGTGCTTTCTTAGCGCAGATTTATTTCTCCAAAATATACGTGTAGCAATTATGTGGTgtttgtttccttgctagacggGGTATTGTGGGTGCCATTTCATATTTAAGCTGGCTTGCTTCAGAAAATAAAGTTAGTTTTGgtgcctctgaagcgatggcacatacgtacgatgggggattggccagggtttggtgcagaccCGCCCTACAcccttccacatttcgtgggaaTGTGGGGCCcgtggggccaaaccaaacactctacagGCGTAAAACACATCTtctgagcggtgggaggcgctgctgaccagcgataacctggaggaccaacgggccctcatgCAACAGGTCCGCAGGTCAGCTCAAGCCAGTGGGGCCCTGAAATcagggccccacccataagctcgccaaacccccttcactttaataaagcttttcctcctcctcctcctcctcctcctcctcctcctcctcctcctcatcctcctcctcctccagtgtTTCTAGGCGCACGTAAGTCTTTCTCACGCGCGTTCGTCATTTGTCTTTGTCTTTTGCATCGTTTTCTTTTGACCATGTACCAGCTTGGAGTGGCCAACTCGCAAGAACAAAGGCAGAATTGAATTCATGGCCCTCCTACCTCTTGCCACACCAGTTGACCGACATCATCGGATTATATATAACCTCGTGCTGCATCCTGTGATTTCCTCGAGCAAGCAGAGGGTCATGCTTTTTTCAAATAAACCTATAGTAATCGTCATCACTGCAACAACAGAAGCGCCTCTCTGCGTTCAGCATAAACATAACCACAAGGAGCACAACTGCAGGGGAGTAACGGTCGAATGTTGTTTGTCGTCGCAGTCTTAGCTGCGATTGTTGCTGTCCCCTCGGAAGTGTTTTCTCGTCTTCTCTGTATAATCGTTTAATTTCTTAACCAAAGTTTTGGTTGATAATCAACAAACCAAGGAATGTTTGATATTGCATGCCCACTGCTGGAAGGTTCGAACATTCGAACGGCCTCCTGCtccattaaagtccttctcctcctTCCTCCTTCGAACGGCGGGCACGCAACGTCAAGCATTGCATTGCAGTCATTCTGCGTACAGGCAGGCGTCTCTACGTTGGCAATAACCGAAAAAGGAACTTCACCGCGGGAGTTTCACGGCGTTTGGAATTTACGCTGGCTCTTTTAGTGTTGCGTGAGATCTATCCCAATGACTTCTAAGGCATAAGAAAAACACAGCGCAGATGTATAGCATATCCCTGCCTTTTTAATAGGAAAGCGACTAAAACTGCAACACGAAGAAATAGAAAGTGGCACTGATTATGAAGAAAATGCGAATTTAAGATGTTTCAGTTTGGAAAATATAAACAAGCATAGAATATGGGCCGGATAAGATATGCGCAGAGGGCACATACCCGATGGTCTATTATCGTGACTAAGCGAAAACGAACAGAAGGAAGGCACATTCGCGAACGGCACAGACTCAGATGGAGTGACGAGTTTAGGGCACTAGTTGCAATAACTTGGCTGGAAGAGAGGAAAATTCGGAGATCATGGGAAGAAGCTTTTATTTTGCAGTGCGCTCCACTTTGCTGACGACGTTGATGAAAATTAAGCAGCTGGCAGATTGTGTCAGAGcgaacgtatatatatatatatatatatatatatatatatatatatatatatatatatatatatatatatatatatatatatatatatatatatatatatatatatatatatatatatatatatatatattacgttCACAGTGTCGGAATGCTGCACATTTTATTTATAGTAAATGTCAACACCAACACCGACTATGTGGTATGTAGATGTGGGAATTACAAAACGGGCCTTCAGAAGAAGAACCCATTAATTAAGAGCCATGACAGCAACGAGCCACCTTTACCCACAAAACAAATCACATGCTTGAATACTGATCTTGCCCAAGTAAAGTTCGAACTCTCATTACTTGATAAAAATCTCCTGCAACTTACTGAGAATATCTGTATTTAAATAGGTGGTCGCTCTTAAATTAAGCTCAATAAAAATCCTATTGATTCCTTTCATGGGAGCATGGTAATGACAGGCTTAATCAGAAAGACGACGACGTGTAAAACATGCAGATAACTGACCGTGCTGAACGCGGAATACCAGATTACTCTGTTTTCTAGAGTTAAGAGCAATTATTTTAATTTCGTAGCGGCGGTACATCCTCGAATCCCATTTAATGTTAGAAATAGCGCAGAGGGCGACACAAGTGCTATCACGTACGACGCGAGGGCTGTCCCCTCCACTTGCGTCACTGTCTTTCGGCTAATGTGCCCATTCCCGTGTACCTACTGAATAGCACAACTTGCCGCAGTTCCGGTATTGCAAATCCTTCATATTTGCCGAAGAGCTTTGTGCATGAAGGCCCCGTCCAGAAGCATTCTTTAGCGACTGAGGCATGTCGGCGAAAAAGTTCGTTAAACAGACGAAGCATGACGTTCTTCTCGAtggaaataaagaataaagaatgcCCGTGTTAGAGCTGTCGGCACCCTTGCAGTGcgctaacgcgacagcgttaaaggacCCGTcgtccagaaaatctggtgtcggcgttgtcggcttTGGCGTTGTGAAAgcagcatggctctggcaggtggtgcccagagaacaACTTGTAggaggctggtgggccacctaggtcacgtgaccttgcggcgtcatggCAACCTggccactggattgtgagcaaacttcccaacgtggcaggtggttgttaagttaatgattggccgctcagaaagagcaacctgggccgcacgaggcccaccgctgggagcacctgccatcgcagggcaacggcgcatcgcttaaccgctgcaccactgcgccgggagtagtatgaggactcccagggatctatgaatgaaaagtagagaatgaccttgtgCATACACGAGAATTAATCCATTACACAATTGCATCATACCCTGAAGGCAGAGATTAAGTGTACCCTTACATTTCTCAGtgtctgtcctcgtctgttcgcgctgcctcAATTTGCTACATCCGCATGGCTTAGTCGACCACCTGATACAGTTGTCGGTTAAGTGTGCGCGTCCCATCCCAGGAGTGCAACCGAGCCGTTCTTTCCTCGTCACCGAACGCCGCCTGTGAACTGAGGCGGCGCACTCTCCACGCGGAAAGACGCACATACGAGCAGCAATCTCGTGCGCTCTATGGCTGCGGACCGGAATGGCCAACGACCGGACACGACCACGCGACGCCGTGTGTTACCACACCGGTCGTTCATGgtagagcttttctttttttttaagtttgagTTCGCCCAGCCTTGACAGTATTGGATGCTCCGCCGTAATCTGTCTTCGCTGGAGAtaaacaggaaaaaagaaagacaaggtTGAGAAGAGGCATTTAAACATCGGACAAACAGGAAAAGCAAAAGGAATCTGTCAAAAGGGTTGGAACGGGGCCTGTACTGTCTACATGGAGACGGCAGGCTTGTGGCATTCTCTCACGTTTTCTCACAACCTTAAATGCAACGCAAGGCACAGATGAAACACCCGATTGTTTCCGAAACAGGTGTCAGACCTCCCGCTGCTTATTTGCTTCGTCACCACCAGGGGGAGCTGGCGTAAGGAGGGCTGTGGTCACCTCTTACAGGTATAAAAGCGGCTGGCCATGCTGGGAAAATACACACTCGGCCTTTCTGCCATCATCAACAGCACACAGCTACCGTTGGCCTAACTTCCCCTTCCAAGAAACATGAAGACTCTCGTAAGTTGCACCGTCGTGTTTTATCTCCAGCGACTTCGTGCCCTGTTCGGGCTGACGTTGTGCAATGCCAGAAATGGCAAAGCGCTCGCAGAGTGTACTGACATCAAACCGCTAACTCATAAATACCCCATATGTGAGTTTTGCGTATCATtttgccggagttcccgggttcgaacccgaccgcggcggctgcgtttttatggaggaaaaacgctaaggcgcccgtgtgctgtgcgatgtcagtgcacgttaaagatccccaggtggtcgaaattattccggagccctccactacggcacccttcttcctttgttctttcactccctcctttatcccttcccttacggcgcggttcaggtgtccaaagatatatgagacagatactgcgccatttcctttcctccaaaaccaattattattattattattattattattattattattattattattattattattattattattattattataattttgctTCATTAGGCCGCGATATATGCAACTTCGTTCCCAGAGCTGAGTTTATATAGGTTCATCATTTTTTATGTTTCTGTCCCTGTTGCTTTTTCTCTGATCCTTCAAGGCTCGATATTAAAGAGAGCGCATTCTTTTCACTTTGAGCCCTTACGTGACTGAACTTGGAAATAACAGTCCGCCATAGCTTTAACGAGAGGCTCATGTGACCTCTCGTCGGTAGATTCCTGAGGCTGACCAGCAGTGTTCTCCACGTCTTCCTGAACAGACCCTCACTGTCGCCTGCCTTCTCGTGGCCGGAGCCCACTGCGGCGCAGTCTTCAGCTACGGCGTCCCCACCGCCGTGGTCCACGCACCGGTGGTCCATGCACCGGTGGTGCACCAGACCGTGGTCAGGGCACCCGTGGTAGCCGAGCACAAAGAGCTGGTGCACGTGCCACACCACGAGTACGGCTACACCATTGAGAACAGCAAGGTCGTCCACCCCAAGTCCACCGTCGTCCACCACGACGCTCTCACCGGGTGAGCAAACTGTGGAACTGGCATGGACATCACTCGGTTTCATCGAAAGCTATTACATGTATCAACGCGTACTCAATGCTCACAGCAAGTTTCTGATTAGCGTCTGTTCAGCATATGTTGAGAATGAGTGATTAATGCTTTTCAGAACAAAGGGTTCATCATTTACAAAAGTATACTAAAAGGATAAATGCCTTGCGACAGAGCTAGTCTCGCGAGGTGCTTTATATACATGGTAGGGCTGTTAATTATGGCGAATTAAGAAGTAGGTCGCAGTGACTGGTGAGATAAGCAGCTGCAGCCTTTGTGCCCTCACTGATGAGGAGCTGGGAGGGAGGAATAAAAACTACCCAGTCTTTTCCTATCCATCGTACAACGTTTATCCGTGCTCCCGATAAAGATGGCTCGCGATCTGTGAGCCTCTGCACGCCCAGTTTCCGCAGATCACCAACAGCTCACTGTTAGACGAAGCAGCATGTGTCGTTCAAAGACGTTTCACAGGTGGAAGTGCAGTATACGTCATGCAGCAGTAAAGGCAGCATACAGAACAATGGTAGAGATAAATGCAGAACTAATGGGACATAGTTAGGCGATAATTAAACAACGCGCCCGTTGTGGCTGTTCCTAATGGCGGCAAACACTGCGCGATACGGAGTGTCATCACGCCGAGACATATCCTTTCTTTTCTGATATAGCTAAAATCGCCACGATGATGTTAATCATTACTGGGAATTTGTTGACGTGTCCAGAACATCGTAACTGGAGGATAACGAATGTCTCAGAAAGCTACCACTAATGTCGGCTTTTATTTTCATTAATAAATCGTCTCAATTTACTTTCTTACATGTTTCCTGTGCAGTCTTCCATACCAGCAGACCGATTACCACCACGCCCCAGTGGTGACTGGATCCCGCAGCTCCGTGTACCACAGCCGTCCAGGATACGTCCAGGAGCGAACCAGGGCCTACATCTACTGAACAGCTACCTCATCAGTGATCACCCCTACCTTTAACCCTTCACCCTACCTTTCACCCTACCCTTAACCCTACCCTTAACCCTGCCCTTGACCCTACCCTTCACCCTACCCTTTACCCTACGCGTAACCCGATGGCTCGATGATAGCCCTCAACTCCCCTCATCACCACCTACTTTCTGACGAGGAATAAACGACGATCTTTTTCCCAACAAAGCTGTTCTTCGGCTATTCCTGTGAAAGACCGCGTTTGTGTACGCCTGGGTGGGTACATCGACGTGCAAACTGGCTCGTCATAACGCGTTGTTGCGAAACAGCACAAGACCAATGTCCCAAAAGAAGAGAAACCACAGGCAATgtgttcattttttattgtttgcaGCAAAACATCCACAACCGTACTCAAGCTTCCCCGCTCATTGCCACTTGGAGACGTTCCCGTTTGTTGGTTTATTTGGTCGTTCGTTCtttcatttgtttgtttgtttgtttgtttgtttgtttgttacctTGATGTGGCTTGTTTGCTTGCACGACACCTACGCTGTGTCAGTTGCTGTCTCTCGTTTCTCATTGTAAGCTACAGTAGCTTATCAGGCATCGGTGcagaaaaataattttatttataaTGGCAAATTGCTACATAGGAAATTCTACAAGCCCGCATGCTAGGCAAGCTGCTTTATGAGTTGATCTAttggtggggttagccttgcaaTTATTGAACTGGCAACTGCTCCACAGCAGCCACGCTGAAATATTGATTGCAAGGCTTTTGACACAGATCTGTGGCCTAGACGAGCTACACAGCCACGCACACAAGCACTTACAGTAGTCATCAACTGCTGCTGTCACCATTTTGAGTCCAGATCAGTGTCTCGGAGGAGTTTTAGAACAAGACGGGAAGCCTCCTTCCTATGTTTTATTATCTGATGAATTCATAACAACACATGAACAAGAGAGGAGGAAGGGCTTAAGACAAGTTATGCGTCATTATATTCTTTTCTACGGCGTTTCCGCTTTCTCCTGACACGAATATGGCCTCTGGCCCATGGCAAAGCTGCTACTCGCATCATCCGGCATAGAAGGCATGAAAAACAATACGAGCGCCGACTGATACAGTTACAGTCACTACCATTGTGGCATCACAGTAACGGCGAACATTTTGAAAAGCGTCCCTATTAGGACAACTTTGAAAAATACGCTAGGCCGGTAAAGCCATTTCCAACTCTGAGATACCTATAGCGAAATCCCCTAATGTCCGCAACAtagacgataataataataataattggtttttggggaaaggaaatgtcccagtatctgtcccatatatcgttggacacct includes these proteins:
- the LOC144102479 gene encoding uncharacterized protein LOC144102479; the protein is MKTLIPEADQQCSPRLPEQTLTVACLLVAGAHCGAVFSYGVPTAVVHAPVVHAPVVHQTVVRAPVVAEHKELVHVPHHEYGYTIENSKVVHPKSTVVHHDALTGLPYQQTDYHHAPVVTGSRSSVYHSRPGYVQERTRAYIY